The DNA sequence CGGATTCTGTCTTGCAAGATGTGGGTCTTTTTCATCAATAATTACTCCATCAATTCCTGAAGGGTAGGGCACAACTTTTTCAGAAACAATTTCTCCATTTTTAAGATTCAAAATAATCCCTCTAACTGAATTTGTTCCGAAATCAATTCCGATTGAAAACATTTACCCTCCTTTTTTAAAATTGTATAATAAAAAGATGGTTAATTCAAAAGTAAGCATAAAAGAAAGAGTACAGAAAATTTTAAAAGAAGTTCCTGAAAATGTAATCCTTCTTGCAGCAACAAAAGGAAGAACAGTTGAAGAGATAGATGAAGCAATTGAAGGAGGTATTAAATTCATTGGAGAAAATTATGTTCAGGAAGCAGAAAAAAAATTTATAAAAATCGGAAAAAAAGTAAAATGGCATATGATAGGACATCTTCAGACAAATAAGGTTAAAAAAGCATTTGAAATTTTTGATATGATTGAAACAGTTGATTCCTTAAAACTTATAAGAGAAATAGATAAAGAAGCAAAGAAAAAGAAAGTAATTTATCCAGTTTTGATTGAGATAAATAGTGGCAGGGAATTACAAAAGTCAGGTGTTTTGCCTGAGAAGGTGGAAGAATTAATTTATGAAATATCAAAATTTGAAAATGTGAGGGTAGAGGGATTAATGACCATGGGACCTTTTGTTGAAAATCCAGAAGATATAAGACCTTATTTTAAATTGACAAAGGATTTATTTGAAAAATTGAAAAACTTAAATCTGCCAAATGTAGAAATGAAATATCTTTCAATGGGAATGACAGATACGTGGAAAATAGCAATAGAGGAGGGAGCAAATATAATTAGAATAGGAACAGGGATTTTTGGACCAAGGAGAGGTGGCTGAGTGGATGAAAGCGGCCGACTCGAAATCGGCTTCCGCCAAAGGACATGGCGGACGTGGGTTCAAATCCCACCCTCTCCGTTTAATTTTTGGAAAGAAGAACTTTTTCATTATTAAAAAGAGGAGGGAGATATGAATTTAAAAGTCCCTTTAGAAAAACCAGAACCAGATTTTGAAGAATTAAAAAATGTCTTGCTTGGAAATCAGAAAGCAGAAAGAGTTCATTTTGTGGAACTTTTAATGGATTATGAAATGAAAAAATATATAACAGAAAAAATTATTGGAGAAAAATGGATTGAATATTCGGAAGAGAATAAAGAAAAATATATTAAGCAGGAAATAAACTTCTGGTATAAACTTGGTTATGATTATGTACGAATTGCAGGCGGAATTATATTTACTGGAAAATCAAGAAGGGGGAAAGATACTGCAATTTTATCAAAGGGAGAAAGAGGATGGGTTGAAGAAGGAACTGGAATGATAACAAACTGGTCT is a window from the bacterium genome containing:
- a CDS encoding YggS family pyridoxal phosphate-dependent enzyme gives rise to the protein MVNSKVSIKERVQKILKEVPENVILLAATKGRTVEEIDEAIEGGIKFIGENYVQEAEKKFIKIGKKVKWHMIGHLQTNKVKKAFEIFDMIETVDSLKLIREIDKEAKKKKVIYPVLIEINSGRELQKSGVLPEKVEELIYEISKFENVRVEGLMTMGPFVENPEDIRPYFKLTKDLFEKLKNLNLPNVEMKYLSMGMTDTWKIAIEEGANIIRIGTGIFGPRRGG